The genome window ATATGCCTAGTGATTTCTAGAAAGACCACTCTTTGTAGCAACCATTCACCTTTGCACAAGTGCTCCCTGCTGAACCAGTCTTCCTCCTGGTTCAAGTTCCTTTGATGTATTCTGCCTTCAATGATAGAAGATGCTGCTCTGCCCATTCCATAATCTTGGCTTCTTCCCAATGAAGAGCCCCTGACCTGGACCCACCTTGCTTGTTCAGATAAGTCTTCATGGCCACATTGTCCATCCTCCTGACTAGGGCATGATGTCCTGTAACTTGGTTCTGGAAGACTTGGAGGGCTAAGAAAACCATCCAGGCAATTTATATGAAGCTTGGCCTCCTGAGGGGACCATCTGCCCTGCTTGGGAACACGGTTCAACACCGTGCCCCAACCTGTATTGGTTGTGATTTACTTGTAGGAGGGGAGGTAGAAGGACTTCCCCATTTGACAATCTTTGTCTTGATCCATTATGTAAGCCCCTCCCTTTTTTTACTGCAGCTGGCACCAACAGGGATTTCTCCACCTTGAATGTGATCTGGTATTGATAAGGACATAGGAACTGCTGCAGATACCTGGAATTATACCTCATCCACTGAATGGCACCCAGGTTGAACATCAGCATTCCCATCAGACTGGACAGGAAGGAGGTATGACTGGAGGTGACGGGCTGCACCCTCTTCTTGGCTTTCTAGACAGTGATGAACAGAGCTCCTTTTGCTGTGTTGATCATGACTCCCAAATGTTCCAGCGACTGTGTAGGCATCAGGGAACATTTGGCTTGATTCACCAAGAAGCTGTGTCTGTGTAGACAGAGCAGAACCATTTGGGTGTCGATTTGTGCCAAGTGGAATGATGGGGCTTGAATCAGGAGATCATCAAGGTAAGGGTGTAAGTGAAAACCCTGCTCTCAAAGAATCACAACCAGATTGACCAACAAGTTGGAGAAGACTTGAGGCACGATGCAAAGCCTAAAGGACATTGCTTTGTATTAATAATGACTGTCCCACATAAACAGCCTCAGGAACCTccgatgctttggaggatgggtatGTGGAAATTCAACCTCAGTCTGGTTGATTGAAGTGAGTTGGCAATTGACCACAAGATTTCTATGTGGAAGTTTCTGCGCTCAAATAAAGCATTTTAAGAACTTCAAATCCAGGATTGCATGCCAGTCTcaatttgtggggaggggagatggtgAAGAAAAAGGAGTACACTCCCTTTCCCAGAACCTGGTTTGGAATCTCCTCTGTCGCCTCTATGGAGATCAGGTGTTGAAGGGCTTTGAGTATCCTTGCCAGTTTTGCCACATTGCATGACCACGGGGGGAGATTAGCAAGCACTTTGATGGGATTGCCAGAAACTCGATGGAGTAACCCTGGCTTACTGCCTCCAGGGCCCAGGCATCTACCTTGGAAGTGGACCAGATGTCAAAAAATGGACTCAACAGTCCTCCCACCTGTGCCTCTTGCCAGTCATGTCTTGGAGCACTTGGCACCCTAATCTGGGCAATCTGACCTGCCAGGGAATCTCTGTTGAACTGAAGTTGTCAGAGCTCAGGCAATGCACAACTGCTCTCCCatcaggcaggaaaagaactgaacaTTGCTGGGTAATTCCCATAGGATACAGGAAGTAGAACaagtttagttcctgcctcccaggtgAATGGTGCGAAATATCTGAGAAGATGTCCTCCCAGTTCAATGGGAAAATGACAGAACCAAATCAGAGGTTAGAACAGCTAATAGAGATCACACTCAATTTTCAACAAGAAGCAAAAGAATGTTTCAATAAATTAGATACTGTACTCCCAGAGATGAAAAAAGAACTAGGACAACTTAGAAAGACTGAGAGttcaataaagcaaataaatgatGGAGTTAAAAAGGCAAATGAAAAAGTAGAAGTGTTAGAAGATTAACTGGAAATCTTCCAAAAACAAGTAGACAGCCATGCAGACCATATTGCCCTATTAAAACTGAAGCagaaagagagttctgtgagaatcaGAGGCTTAAAGGAACAAATAAACAAGGATTTAAGAGCAAGAACAGCCCAAGATCTGGCAATTTGTCTTGGAATGATGGCTGAAGAAGCAGATAGTGAGAGAGATAGAGTGTACCGTATAACTCAAGATttatgaaggaaagaaaaacgCACCAAGGAACATTTTGATATACTTCTCAAGTATTAATAAGGAATGAAATGCTTAGGCATCATTCAGCTGAGAAATTAATCATAGAAGAGAACATAACGACTGTTaccatattttaaagaaaaaattatgGCTTTTTGGTTGAAATCTTACAAAAACAAGAGATAAATGTGGGGTCAACTTGAAGGACTATCTTTCATGTTCAACTCAAGAAAATATAATATCAGTATGGTACAAAAGGCACAAGACTCCTTGACAAAGAATAAAAAACTAACAATAACTGATTACTAAATAGCAAGTGGTTAATTTTCTTTTGAGAGTTGTCTAAATATATAACAACATGAAagagcaaaacaaatttgtgagaAAACTGTAATAGAATTTTTTGAAATAAGTAACAGTGAAGGACCGAAATAAAATATGAGATACTAACAAAGCATTCATGAAAGAGATACTTTTACAATAAAGAaatctaaaaaagaaagaaaaggaaaaaacaaagccTATTACAGAAGAaatagagaaaaaagaaaaattacaaaagagaccaaataaTAAGAAAATTAGACAAGCAGTAACAAGTTTAAGAAAACAATTAGAATTACAATGAACAATGGAATTTGTTACAAATGGAAATATCTGAAACAAAAAGATTTCAAATTAGCAAACAAACCAGGGAAGTGATTAGCTGCTAAattaagggggggaaaagagatAAAGATGATATCCAAAATAAAAGAAGGTGAAAATGGTATATAAAATTAAGAAAATTGAAAAACAATTTATTAGATATTATTTGAATTTGTATAAAGAAGAGAATAAGTGTGATAAAAATGATGAGatatttagaaaaacaaaatatCCCTAGGCTAAAAGAtcactttaaaaaatctaaatgaCCTGATTAAAACAGAAGAAATAACAGATAGTACAGGAGCTTTGAAAACAGGGAAGACACTGGGTCCAGATGGATTCATAGCAAAATGTTATAAAACATTCAAGAAAATACTAGCTGAAAAACTAACAGaaataatgaatttaattttAAGAGGAGGTAAAATACCTCAATCATAGGAAGAAGTAAACCAATAATTAATTCCTAAGGAAGACCAGGATCATACTGAAGTGAAATTTTTTCCCGTTAAACAAGGTTATAAAATATTTGTGGACATTctagaaaattgttttaaaaaggtgCTACAAGATTATATATATGAAGATCCAGCTGGGTTTTTACCCAAAAGGCAAATAAAAGACAATATTAGAATAGTGTTAAATATAATAGAGTATTTAGAACAACACCCAGAAAAACAAATGGCTATATTTTTAGATGCAGAAAAGGCATTTGATAATGTGAATTGGGCATTCATGAGCCAAGTCTTACAATATATGGGAACTGAAGGTCATTACCAACAGCCTGTGAAAGCTATTTATTCAACTCAAAATGCAAAATTATTGATTAAAGGTAACCTAACAGATTCAGTTATGATTTAAAAGGGAACTAGGCAAGGATGCCCCTTATCCCCTTTACTATTTATAATGAGCTTAGAAGTTCTAAATAGAGATATTAGAAATGATAAGAGGATGGAAAGtataaacaataaaagaaaactttAAGCAGAGTATACACAGATGACCTGGTTCTATTCCTAGATGAACctttaggaaaaaaattaatataatgttAGAAAAAGTAAACAGATTTGGAAAATTAGCTGGTCTGAATAACAGACTAAAAACAAAAATGCTACTCAAAAATGTAAAGAGTGAAGAATCAGAACTACAGGAAAAATCAGGATTTAGTCAAACTAAAATAGTAAAATACCTAGGGATCATAATGGAAAAGAGGAATAATACTTTCTTTCTAAATAATTATGAGAAAATCTGGAAAGAAATAAGATGTGAGTTAGAAAAATAGCATGGACTCGTAATTTCTTTGATGGGTAGACtggcaataataataaaaatgaatatcttGCCTAAAATATTATACCTATTTCAAAACATCTCCATCATATTTACAGAGGATCCATTTCAAAAGTGGAAGAAAGACCTGATGAAATGTATCTGGTGTGGAAGAAAACCTAGAATCAAATATTCATCACTGATAAATACTAAGGAGACAGGAGGAATGGCAGTCCAAGATTTACAAACCTACTCTGAGACATGTTCAAAGTTCAGTAACGGTTGCAGTTTTAACCATGGCAGTAAGAGTGGAGCTCATCTCCTGCAAGAAATTCCTTCATTTCAAAAACTCAGAAAATGCAGACTCTTTGAACTCGTCGCTAGACTGAAGGAAGGAGGGCAGGGAACAGAATGCTGAGAGGAGTGAAACTGGCCTGCCTTCCCACCTCCTGAAGAATGATTGGCCAAAGAAGGCTCTACTTGTTACTGTCCTATTCATACTTGGTTGCATCCAatggtgtatctacctagggacaaggggtgccccttgtccccaggtgccactcttctggtcacgtggagggcacaaaatcggccccccacgtgaccaggaagtcctgctgcctcatcgtttttgcatgcctcgaccctgtccgtgtcagtcgaggcgctaaaatgacgaggcagcatgactccctgctgcctccaagcaccctcaaccccaccctggacaccctggAGGTGggtaccctagaccttgcccatgtccatggtgacatgggtgggattgagggcagtggggggatgGAGGTTGGGCgaatcagggggtggagctgggggtgggtggggcagagcctgcgaggcgtcctggagacaatttgtctccgggcgctgcttacccccggtacgcctctggttgcATCTTGCGACTGCTTAAATTCAAAAATATTGGATGTTTATATGTCCAGTGTTTTCTCACTTGCTTTTCCAGATAGAGAGCACAGAGAGGATCACTGCTGTGCTGATTGATGGAgtatgaaaaataaatgtttggtgGGGCATTGCCCCTCTTTGCCCTGCCCCAGTGTTTATGGGTTTCCTGCAGTGTCATCTTAAGCCTCTCCACCTCAAAATTAGTCGTTACCAGACTGAGTACAAGCCATGTAAAGTTTTCACCAAATATTACTTGCAGCTGAACTTTCTAACGGAAATGTAAAACAAACGTAAAACAAGATCTATTAATTTGTGGAGCATTATGTAAGTAGTTGTGCGCCATTTCACGGAACCATCCATCATACAATAGTAACTTAAAAATGCTTTCCTGCCTGTGGCTACTAGGTTACATATAACTGTTGCCACGTACAATCAATCTCTACTGCATATTGCTACAATCTGCTTTTCTGCTTGCGTAAGAAGTAAGAGAAATACTGATTTTGCTTACTTTAGTTCATCCTCTTCAATGAAGCCACTTCGATCTTTGTCCAGAATGTGGAAAACTTTCTCCACGTCTCCTTTGCTAAGCTTTTTCAGTCCCACCAGTTCAAAGAATTTCTTGTGGTTAAAAGAATCAGCAGCTAAAAGGAGGACGGAGCAAGATCTCTGGTGAGGCATGTTAGCAATTTGAGTGTCCTACGTCCATTCACTTTCAACATGCAAGAGCCCAAGGGTTGCTTCACCCATCAACTGTTCACAATTTACAACTGCAGTGTCAGACAATGGCCTGAATTATGAGTCTTCCTGTTCTGCCGGCTGGTTCAACCCAGTTTCCTCAGGTCAGAGTCGACCAAGGGCCAAACAACATGAAGGCATCCACAGGTCTGAGCCATgaatgctgccaccattttaaaagtgattttagAATGTCAAGAGAGACTGATCCTCATCAGGCCCATTGAGTGGCAAAGACAAGGACTCTTGTCccctctgcttttcttttctacTTGTCAAAGCAGCTGCGTGGGGTGTTTGTGGCCATTTTGGCCTTCAAAAAGGCAGTGGCAGGAAATAACAGTGCCTTAGCCTGCTGTGCTATAGGCCCAGTTAGGATTGGGCCCTCACAGTGTTTTTTAATCACTTTAAAAACATGGCTCCAAGTAGTGACTGGATAGTcagttcaaaaacattttatctgGAAGGCAAGTGACCGCCATTAGCCACTTACCCCATCCCCGTTCAACCTGCTGATGTACAGCCAATGAGAATGAGGTGGAAATGTGATGATAGAATTCTGAGGTGGTGGAACGGACAATACCACTTCACACTACAATGGGGTGGTGGCATCTTGAGTACCATATTCCCTACCAACTCACTAAGAATGGTTATTGCCCAGCGTGCTCTATGCTGAGTTAGCTTTtgactttcagtttttaaaaggagcaTTTAACAAGTTGTACCCCCCAACTGTAATCTGATGTGCTACTTCCCAGTGGgctatagtggttaaagtgttggtctaagatctgggagacctgggtttgaatccccactttgccatggaagcttgctgggtgatcctggcctagtcacaaactctcagcatTAATCAACCTCAttagggtttttgtgaggataaaaaagcaggaaaataCAATGAtctaagctactttgggtcctaTTGGGgataaaggtggaatataaataaacaaataaattctgTCATTTGAGGATGTTACCAATTCATTCTGCCACTTGTGTTCCCCAGAGCTGGCCAATCTAGGAACATTGAGGCCCCAGTGAAAGTATCTGCATAGGGCTGTAAGGCAAGAAAAATATATGCAGAGAACTAAGAGAGGAAAGCATTTAATTATATCTTCATTGGTAGACAATCCTTCTCCTCCTTAAGTGGACACATTGTCTGCTAAAAACTAAATTCCATCTGTATGGCTACCACCAGTAGCCTTCTCTTGGGGGACTTGCCTAACAATTTTAACCACAATTCAGCCATTGGAGATTACTGTCACTACCCTCAGAGTTTGATATGATGAGAACGGGAACACTTTATCCTCTGAGAAAGGAAAATCTAAATGGACAAAGATTAACAACAGCGGAGAagctttcaaaacactttcaaaagaagaagaaaaaaacaattttaatcaCTTTTAGAAGCttttaccaaaagaaaaaaatcctttaattTCCTTAAACACATTATTTAAATGAACAAGGGCTTTTGTGATTGCTTTACACAAGTGTGTAACCAATTGGAACATTTTAAGCTTCAGAAAGATGTACGCTCATTTAAGGAAAAAATCGAGATTGTATGGGGACGAAGTAATATGACTCCTATCTTATTTCAGAAGGGAGCAGTGAGATGTTAAGGATGAGGAAATGACCTCCATctatctccttctccttccccttgcaCAATGCAGCCCTATGTATTCAGAAGTCTTCAATGGGGCTTGGTATCATGCCGGGTTGGCTCAACCCATGGATGCAAACTAGATAATCACACAGTATGCCAAAACATCCCCAGACATTTTCCTGTGGAGATGGAGAGGACAGGAAAAATTAGCTGACCAGCTTATCGACTGGATGAtatttcccccatccccaaatcccagATAACATGAGACTAAGAACATTCTGATCTCTACCAGCCAGCCAGGGCTTGTGCAAAGGCCATAAAGCAAGGAAGTAAAGGTGCCACAGTCATTTACAGCAATTATTAAAACCTATCACGATCAGCTCAACATATGAAAACAGGCATCAGGTGGTGGTGGGCTGGAGTAGAGCTTTCTAATCTATCTACAAAAGCAAGATAACTTGGGCCATCCCAAGTAAGGACACAAAGGGTTACTTTCTTAATTTTGATCTTCTAAAATTATCAGTCTGTGCCCCAAAGGaggagtagtagaagaagagtttgggatttatacccacctttctctcctgtaaggagactcaaggtggcctacaagctcctttcccttcctctccccacaacagacacctgtgaggtaggtggggctgagagagttccaaagaactgtgactagcccatggccacccagcaggaatgtaagagtgcggaaacacatctggttcaccagataagcctctgccactcaggtggaggagtggggaatcaatcccggttctccagatttgaatccacctgctcttaaccactacaccactcaggCAAAATAGAAATAAGGGTAACAAAGAGCAGCAGAATTCACAATGGCAAATTCTGGGTGTATCTGTACgtatcccccctttcctccccaaccaagactcaaagtggctgataacatcattcttcactcctccatgttctcctcacaaccaacaccctgtgagggagattAGGCCAAGGAAGACAAGGTTGTCCAGTGAGCTTagatggcagagtgaggatttggaTCTTAGTAACCACAGCCTCTCACTGGCTGGATATCCATGTAGGGCAGTTACCTAGAGACCATTTTATCACAGCCCTCCTTTTAGAATCCAGATCGATTAAAAAAAGATGTCTCAGAAGCTTCAAAGTGTCTGAAATTAAAGATTCTTCTGCCAATGGCTTTGAATGCAGGGGAGGCTCAAGGGAAATCTAACACAGTGAATGACCTCCAAGAAGTGCCCTGATTAAGTAGGGCTGAAGGCTTTGATTCCGTCTTTATTTGGGCAGCAGCCTTCCTCCAGTCCTGTGAGCATCCCCAGGGAAAACCAATGAATGAAAAATGGAGGGTGGAATGCGAAAAGGGGGAGTCAATCAGTTAGTTCTTAgaagattctccccccccccccccccacccatgatgCTAGAGCTATCAAAAAAGATGAGTCAGGGATTATAGCAATTTAGGAGGATGCTTTCGTGCCTTCAATCCTTGAGGCTGTGGGTCTGTAACTTTCCTTCAGAGTTTAGCCCTTCGTGagtttagcccaaggtcaccccattaGCAGGTTTCAAGAGGTGGGGAGGGTGTTTCTTACAAGGCCAGGGGTGAACCTACAAAATATGCTGGAAAACAAGTTGCCAACACAGACACGTGAGAGATACTTGGACAATGTTCTTTATATCTTTTATGTTTCTTATCAGCCCTTCTCTCATGGATACAAAGGGAAGGGCACAATACTGTAGGAACTGAAGTTTTAAGTATGTATGTTTTGATTATATAATTTTAATTGCATATACTCTGAtgttcactgctcagagccctgcTCGATGGGGGAATTCAgtagaatgatgatgatgatgatgatgatgtcgataaataataataattgcagttTTCTTGAGTGGGGTGGTTGGGTGAAGTTTCCTTGGACTTTGTGAGGGGCACCTGGGCTTGATTCTGCTCTCTGCTTCTGCACAATGCAGactggagcggcggcggcggcgggggggggggctatgcaGCTAATctatggggaggaggggaaaggatgcattGAAGAAGAGGTTGGAATATATATATCGATTTCAGATCCCAGCAATGCATCTCTGAAGGGCAGATGTCCTgaacaggagaggaagagggaattgggtgggtggggtggggtgggggtggggttgcataCATCCTAGAGTTGAGTATATTAGCAGCAGGAGAGGCGGTTTTCAGCCCACTCCACCCTagcatcccccccctttctgaatTTTCGGGGGCAGCAGCTGCCCTCTGTGTGCTCCAAAGAAGGAAGCCCTGCAGGTAAAAACCAGACCCCTGCTTCAGTAGCCCTAGTTAACTAACTCCAGTTCAAAAAAGCCCTccatgtctaaaatgcacccccttcccccccaacccccccccccccacgaaacCATCGGGACAATGAGGGTGAGTTCTTGGAAAGAGGTGGAATTATTAGTAGGGACTAGAGAAGGGAGTGCTAAAAATCTGGGGCTGAAGGGCGCTGCTAGAAGCGCTGCTGACTCTTGCAGTCCTGCGGGATGTCCAGACGGGAAACTTCGTTCGGCGCTTCCTGCGGGACAGACAAGAGTCTGACTGCAGCGGCTCCTTCGTCCTCCGTTATCAAATTAATGGGGCGTCTCATCTCTGGAAGTTGGCAGGGGACGCATCCCTGGATTGCTCCTGGCTTTCTCCTGCACCGCCCGCCTTCCTGCTAGATCCTCTTTCGggagaagccccccccctcccaccccccacccacccgggGCAAAGAAAGACCACCGGGGGCTCCGGCGTGGCTCACCTGCAAAGGCTGCCACCGCCTTCTTGATGTCGTCCGCTTTGAGCACGTCGGTCATCGACATCCTTGCAACTGCGGGGAAGAAGAAAGAGTCaggcagagggagaaagaggcaaAGTGCAGCCAAAAAAGAacattaaggaggaggaggaggcgggagggggagaaaaaaagtgcCCTTATCATTTCTGCTCATATGACCAAAGCTGCAGTGCCGGGCGGGGATGGCACACCGGGACCGGGCTGGAGCCGTGCCAGCCACAAGCAGCGAGACGCACAAATGCCACCGAGGCGCTCTCGTTGGtgcaccctcccaggagggccgGAGCATCACTTGGCAGAAGAGTCCCGGGAGGGATCAGGGCTGGGCAAGGGCTGCTTGGGCGCTGGTTTGCA of Sphaerodactylus townsendi isolate TG3544 linkage group LG06, MPM_Stown_v2.3, whole genome shotgun sequence contains these proteins:
- the PVALB gene encoding parvalbumin alpha, whose protein sequence is MSMTDVLKADDIKKAVAAFAAADSFNHKKFFELVGLKKLSKGDVEKVFHILDKDRSGFIEEDELKFVLKGFSADGRDLSDKETKTFLAAGDKDGDGKIGVDEFTTLVAES